A region from the Nitrososphaera sp. genome encodes:
- a CDS encoding SDR family oxidoreductase, which yields MSAPQKVAVVTGSSSGIGHAAAVALANNGFLTFATMRDLGKRSTIDSAAKGMPDGGKNLRVVQLDVTDDSSVKNAVQSIVSESGRIDVLVNNAGFGVMGAFEDVSIEELRKQFETNVFGAVRVTQAILPTMRKQRSGRIINMSSGAGRLGYPGGSAYIASKFALEGISESLAYEADFFGIQVSLIEPGFIRTNFGNGMILAKKAQDTGSPYLQMMHGMSSFFDKAMENASPPELVADRVVEAATASKPKLRYLAGKDVEQWVGARNSMSDDDFFAMIKQGMMPSSG from the coding sequence ATGTCGGCACCTCAAAAAGTTGCGGTTGTTACTGGAAGCTCTAGCGGAATCGGGCACGCAGCAGCCGTTGCACTTGCGAACAACGGATTTCTCACTTTTGCCACCATGCGCGACCTGGGAAAAAGAAGTACCATAGATTCTGCCGCAAAAGGCATGCCTGATGGCGGCAAGAATCTGAGGGTTGTACAGCTCGACGTTACTGATGACTCGTCAGTGAAAAACGCGGTGCAGTCGATCGTGTCAGAATCGGGCAGGATTGACGTGCTTGTAAACAACGCCGGTTTTGGCGTCATGGGGGCTTTTGAAGACGTTTCAATAGAAGAGCTTAGAAAGCAGTTTGAGACCAACGTGTTTGGAGCTGTGCGCGTCACGCAGGCTATCTTGCCGACAATGAGAAAGCAAAGGTCGGGCAGGATTATCAACATGAGCTCCGGTGCAGGCAGGCTTGGATACCCTGGCGGCTCGGCGTACATTGCCTCAAAGTTTGCCCTTGAGGGCATCAGCGAATCGCTCGCCTATGAGGCAGACTTTTTCGGCATCCAGGTTTCTCTTATCGAACCGGGATTTATCCGGACTAACTTTGGCAACGGCATGATCCTTGCAAAGAAGGCGCAGGACACAGGCTCACCGTATCTGCAAATGATGCACGGTATGTCTAGCTTTTTCGACAAGGCCATGGAAAACGCCAGCCCGCCGGAGCTTGTTGCAGACCGAGTGGTTGAGGCCGCTACTGCCAGCAAGCCCAAATTGCGCTATCTGGCTGGGAAGGACGTTGAGCAGTGGGTAGGCGCCCGGAACAGCATGTCGGACGATGACTTTTTTGCAATGATCAAGCAGGGCATGATGCCAAGTAGCGGATGA
- a CDS encoding DUF2795 domain-containing protein, with protein sequence MSRENKDQIPTERNVEHIADVLRKQEGVEGMQRDDMMVHDFPKAAALAQVLKNVTFPADKSKIMEYLSTSFPENSTMSRAETIALVDKIFDDRQYYNVFEVVEAARLADSSAA encoded by the coding sequence ATGTCCAGAGAAAACAAAGATCAAATTCCTACGGAGCGAAACGTTGAACATATCGCGGATGTTCTGCGCAAGCAGGAGGGGGTCGAGGGCATGCAGCGGGATGACATGATGGTCCACGACTTTCCAAAAGCTGCGGCGCTTGCGCAGGTACTAAAAAACGTCACGTTTCCGGCTGACAAGAGTAAGATCATGGAATACCTGAGCACCAGTTTCCCTGAAAACTCGACCATGTCGCGCGCGGAGACAATCGCGCTTGTCGACAAGATATTCGACGATAGGCAGTACTACAACGTCTTTGAGGTAGTCGAGGCCGCGAGGCTTGCAGACAGCTCTGCGGCCTAG
- a CDS encoding phosphatase PAP2 family protein, whose amino-acid sequence MRRFVAAAAALFVLFVLLAVLVSPGSCCNTGVPSPVQHSDRSMFLQLNEPHYGILNSLMLLATAYGREVVWPAAGILLFVFGGRQGRIAAVTMGLLMIALIPIGTVAKEIVGRPRPAIPADDFVIAPDNSFSFPSGHALLVSAGATVLLALYRGTPRQTVISIAMTAEAGVVCLSRVYLGAHTPLDVAGGIMLGVAVALLFVSVAGKLDKVLVTPISDSFERTFGRLAK is encoded by the coding sequence GTGAGGAGGTTTGTTGCGGCTGCTGCCGCGCTCTTTGTTTTGTTTGTTTTGCTGGCAGTTCTTGTCTCGCCAGGAAGCTGCTGTAATACAGGCGTTCCGTCCCCAGTTCAGCATTCGGACCGGTCGATGTTTTTGCAATTAAACGAGCCTCACTATGGTATTCTCAATTCGCTCATGCTCCTTGCTACTGCTTATGGCAGAGAAGTCGTGTGGCCGGCGGCCGGTATCCTGCTTTTTGTATTTGGAGGCAGGCAGGGAAGAATCGCTGCGGTGACGATGGGGCTGCTGATGATTGCACTTATTCCGATTGGTACTGTGGCCAAAGAAATTGTTGGCCGGCCGCGGCCTGCGATTCCTGCCGACGACTTTGTGATTGCGCCGGACAATTCGTTTTCTTTTCCCTCTGGCCATGCCCTGCTCGTTTCCGCAGGCGCAACGGTACTGCTGGCGCTTTACCGCGGCACGCCAAGGCAGACTGTCATTTCCATTGCAATGACCGCTGAAGCAGGGGTTGTCTGCTTGTCACGTGTTTATCTCGGGGCCCACACTCCGCTCGACGTTGCCGGAGGCATTATGCTTGGTGTAGCGGTCGCGCTGCTCTTTGTATCAGTTGCTGGCAAGCTGGACAAGGTGCTTGTGACGCCAATTTCAGACAGCTTTGAACGTACGTTTGGCCGCCTGGCCAAATGA
- a CDS encoding tetratricopeptide repeat protein → MSAKAQVAAILPSIKSTDKREIEIAASLVERGHRSADRGDYDEAERCFYGLFAIHPELAAVWVDYAFCKYANGFEDKLLRASFGEEPEKFDAILSAHPRSSRALIWKGRMLGRLGRHEDALGCYIKAKDLNPDSLYILWNVARVECDGYRNYAGALEVVDTLLRISPEDRFTLQARANLLCSQRKYEEAIGAFDRALAIDPQNSVLLTDKGTTLELLDRPEDARECFELAISIDPGNFVALTNKGVLLQAVGRYYDAASCYDKALEIAPYYSNAYYNKARLMAVQGKSDISIDLLAEAVRLNPNCVERANDAPEFQPLRRTARFRAIIRHD, encoded by the coding sequence TTGTCTGCAAAGGCTCAGGTGGCTGCAATTTTGCCTTCCATCAAGAGCACTGACAAGCGCGAAATTGAAATTGCGGCCTCACTTGTAGAGCGCGGCCACAGGTCAGCGGACAGGGGAGACTATGACGAGGCAGAACGCTGTTTTTACGGATTATTTGCGATACATCCGGAGCTTGCGGCAGTCTGGGTCGATTACGCTTTCTGCAAATATGCAAACGGCTTTGAGGACAAGCTGCTGCGCGCATCCTTTGGCGAGGAGCCGGAGAAATTTGATGCGATACTGTCGGCCCATCCGAGGAGCAGCAGGGCCTTAATCTGGAAAGGGAGAATGCTTGGGAGACTGGGCAGGCACGAGGACGCACTCGGCTGCTATATCAAGGCAAAGGATCTCAACCCCGATTCGCTGTACATACTGTGGAACGTTGCCAGGGTGGAGTGCGATGGGTACAGGAACTATGCAGGGGCGCTTGAGGTAGTAGACACGCTTTTGAGAATAAGCCCAGAGGATCGTTTTACGCTCCAGGCAAGGGCGAACCTTCTCTGCTCGCAGCGAAAATATGAAGAGGCAATAGGGGCGTTCGACCGGGCGCTTGCAATAGATCCGCAGAATTCCGTGCTTTTGACCGACAAGGGCACGACTCTTGAACTCCTTGACAGGCCTGAAGACGCGCGTGAATGCTTCGAGTTGGCGATTTCAATTGACCCGGGCAACTTCGTTGCGCTGACCAACAAGGGGGTGTTGTTGCAGGCAGTTGGGAGGTACTATGATGCCGCCAGCTGTTACGACAAGGCACTTGAGATTGCGCCTTACTACTCAAACGCGTACTACAACAAGGCCCGGCTGATGGCGGTCCAGGGCAAAAGTGACATATCGATCGACCTGCTCGCCGAGGCCGTGCGCCTGAACCCAAACTGCGTCGAACGCGCAAATGATGCGCCAGAGTTTCAGCCGCTCAGAAGGACCGCTAGGTTCAGGGCAATCATAAGGCACGACTAG
- a CDS encoding C2H2-type zinc finger protein: MSGILNDDQYVCEVCGRGFGTKEKLREHLFEHGADKVQERLERAL, encoded by the coding sequence ATGTCGGGCATTCTAAATGACGACCAGTATGTTTGCGAGGTCTGCGGTCGGGGTTTTGGCACGAAGGAGAAACTGAGGGAGCACCTCTTTGAGCACGGCGCCGATAAGGTGCAAGAGCGGCTGGAACGAGCGCTCTAA
- a CDS encoding UBP-type zinc finger domain-containing protein, whose translation MVRRSAETVQCEHIVKINPDIAGNTKGCEECEKLGSGWVKLRLCLTCGHVGCCDSSPNKHATKHFKHSRHPIIKSYEPGENWKWCYVDETYL comes from the coding sequence ATGGTAAGACGCAGCGCAGAAACCGTTCAGTGCGAGCATATTGTCAAGATAAACCCGGACATAGCCGGCAACACAAAGGGTTGCGAGGAATGCGAAAAGCTCGGCTCCGGCTGGGTGAAACTGAGGCTATGTCTTACCTGCGGCCACGTAGGTTGCTGCGATTCGTCGCCCAACAAGCATGCAACCAAGCACTTCAAGCACTCAAGGCACCCCATAATCAAGTCGTACGAGCCGGGCGAGAACTGGAAGTGGTGCTACGTCGACGAGACATATCTCTAA
- a CDS encoding GNAT family N-acetyltransferase — translation MSLTIRPIEKHDVEVCGKIGYEAHKTVSAAHGYPSEQPTEEHGIGLVKMLLDNPNSFGVLAEAEGTVLGSIFLHKFPPSPVAVIGPLTVRPSAQGGVGRALMDAVLTQAGKQHMGQVRLVQSPSHIRSFALYTKCGFALREPLFLMQGQPLTNEQKSDDAKNVRPVRNATDIASCNEMCRKVHGFTREGELRQAIDHGAALMIERGGQISGYAAGIGLFGHAVAKSNNDLKALISSAPTITGPGFFVPARNHELMNWLFDCKFRIEWPANLMTFGPYQEPAGLFLPSLAY, via the coding sequence ATGAGCCTGACGATTCGGCCTATAGAGAAACACGATGTTGAAGTATGCGGCAAGATCGGGTATGAGGCCCACAAAACCGTTTCCGCCGCTCATGGATATCCGTCCGAACAACCTACTGAAGAGCATGGCATCGGACTTGTCAAAATGCTTCTTGACAACCCGAACTCTTTTGGTGTCCTTGCAGAGGCTGAAGGCACTGTATTGGGAAGCATTTTCCTGCACAAATTCCCGCCCTCGCCTGTAGCAGTGATAGGTCCGCTTACTGTCCGACCTTCGGCTCAAGGAGGGGTCGGGAGAGCACTTATGGATGCAGTCCTTACTCAGGCGGGAAAACAGCATATGGGCCAAGTAAGATTGGTGCAGTCTCCAAGCCACATCAGATCCTTTGCACTTTATACAAAGTGCGGCTTTGCCTTACGCGAACCTCTGTTTCTAATGCAGGGCCAGCCACTGACTAATGAGCAAAAGAGCGATGATGCGAAAAACGTCAGACCAGTTCGGAATGCAACGGACATAGCGTCTTGCAATGAAATGTGCCGAAAAGTGCACGGCTTTACGAGGGAAGGAGAGCTTAGGCAGGCAATTGACCACGGCGCAGCGTTGATGATAGAGCGGGGCGGCCAGATTTCAGGCTATGCCGCAGGTATTGGATTGTTCGGTCATGCCGTTGCAAAATCAAACAATGACCTGAAGGCCCTTATCTCTTCTGCCCCAACGATAACGGGACCGGGCTTCTTTGTGCCAGCAAGAAATCATGAACTTATGAATTGGCTGTTTGACTGCAAGTTTAGAATCGAATGGCCGGCTAACCTGATGACCTTCGGCCCCTACCAAGAGCCTGCTGGTCTGTTCCTGCCCTCGCTGGCCTACTAG
- a CDS encoding haloacid dehalogenase type II, whose translation MAHAMEYDKKAAAFGGFDALLFDLFGTLVDTSSLARGFEEIGIAVDVKAFSEAWQSKRLQYMWVNSLLTKSSSNTAPVVQFQPFEKLSIRALSYTAKMHGINLSEDQIVRISESQLSLDILPDVRQGLEKVHSAGNIRMSVLTNGSSRNTEKLLQKNGLDHYFEAVISAEDVRYYKPSPEPYYHAANVLKLPASRLVMVSANLWDIAGAQNAGMKACWINREAILDIDQMDVRGDLSFPSLIE comes from the coding sequence ATGGCTCACGCTATGGAGTATGATAAGAAGGCTGCTGCCTTTGGAGGATTTGACGCTCTGCTGTTTGATCTTTTTGGAACGCTAGTAGATACGAGTTCGCTTGCCCGCGGCTTTGAAGAAATAGGCATCGCCGTCGACGTCAAGGCATTTTCAGAGGCGTGGCAGTCCAAGCGGCTGCAGTACATGTGGGTAAACTCGCTTCTGACCAAGAGCAGCTCAAATACAGCTCCGGTCGTACAATTTCAACCGTTTGAAAAACTGTCTATTAGAGCCCTCAGTTATACTGCAAAGATGCACGGCATAAACCTGAGTGAGGATCAGATTGTAAGGATATCCGAGTCGCAGCTCTCTCTTGACATTTTGCCGGACGTGAGGCAGGGCCTAGAAAAGGTGCATTCGGCCGGCAATATCAGGATGTCCGTGCTTACAAACGGCTCAAGTCGGAACACGGAGAAGCTGTTACAGAAAAATGGATTGGACCATTACTTTGAGGCAGTAATAAGCGCCGAGGATGTGCGCTATTACAAGCCGAGCCCCGAACCATATTATCACGCGGCAAATGTTTTGAAGCTCCCAGCAAGCAGGCTGGTAATGGTGAGCGCGAACCTCTGGGACATTGCGGGGGCCCAGAACGCGGGCATGAAGGCGTGCTGGATAAACCGCGAGGCGATTTTGGATATCGACCAGATGGACGTTCGGGGCGACCTCTCCTTTCCGTCGCTTATCGAGTGA